The following are from one region of the Malassezia vespertilionis chromosome 4, complete sequence genome:
- a CDS encoding uncharacterized protein (SECRETED:SignalP(1-16); EggNog:ENOG503P3RK; CAZy:CE10; COG:V; MEROPS:MER0042911) yields the protein MFLILLILSIIARVRDWFKIKLSESKRPLVAGVRMERIQIPSRDPNRFIPAIKYTPEGTQGKLPVYLSWQASGFVLKRLGLDRNMHSQFAKQLNTVVIDAAYRKAPEHKFPAAFDDAEDAVAWVLASSDKFDTSKFVVGGSSAGGCLALTMSARYSPKIKGCFALYPLTVMLRQPREAPNGYFKSGIILTPRIINFLLKTFMASDAQFDDIRLNPVKESMAKFPENILVACGDADTLYNDSKLFYKKVQAEGSPAQRTNIEFLTVPNEAHEFNNFPDTPETDNARVQLYSAAIQKIRAAQNA from the coding sequence ATGTTCCTGATACTATTGATTCTCTCGATTATAGCGCGCGTCAGAGACTGGTTCAAGATCAAGCTTTCGGAGAGCAAGCGTCCCCTTGTTGCTGGCGTGCGCATGGAACGGATCCAGATCCCCTCGCGGGACCCTAACCGTTTCATCCCCGCCATCAAGTACACGCCCGAGGGCACACAAGGCAAGCTACCCGTTTACCTGAGCTGGCAGGCTTCTGGATTTGTGCTCAAGCGACTTGGTCTTGACCGCAACATGCATTCGCAGTTTGCCAAGCAGCTGAACACGGTGGTGATCGATGCTGCATACAGGAAGGCGCCCGAGCACAAGTTCCCCGCAGCATTCGACGATGCGGAGGACGCAGTTGCGTGGGTGCTTGCCAGCTCTGACAAGTTTGACACGTCTAAGTTCGTTGTCGGCGGTTCGAGCGCCGGCGGTTGCCTTGCGCTCACAATGTCGGCTCGCTACTCCCCTAAGATCAAAggctgctttgcgctgtACCCGCTCACGGTCATGCTGAGGCAGCCGCGCGAGGCACCGAATGGCTACTTTAAAAGCGGCATCATTTTGACTCCGCGGATCATCAATTTCCTTCTAAAGACCTTTATggcgagcgatgcgcaatTTGACGACATTCGCTTGAACCCCGTGAAGGAGTCCATGGCGAAGTTCCCCGAGAACATCCTTGTTGCTTGCGGTGATGCGGATACTTTGTATAACGACTCGAAGCTGTTCTATAAGAAGGTACAGGCGGAAGGATCGCCTGCCCAGCGTACCAACATTGAGTTCTTGACAGTTCCCAACGAGGCGCACGAATTCAACAATTTCCCTGATACGCCGGAGACAGATAATGCACGCGTCCAGTTGTATTCCGCTGCAATCCAGAAGATCAGAGCTGCGCAGAACGCGTAA
- a CDS encoding uncharacterized protein (EggNog:ENOG503P3RK; CAZy:CE10; TransMembrane:1 (i7-29o); COG:V; MEROPS:MER0042911), producing the protein MPDLVRKLFLFVIVNIIRIIDAFILFFTAHKRPLVQGVRVERIKIPSRDRCRSIAALKYTPEGATGKLPVYLSWHASGFMLKRLGIDRHMHSLFCKELNTVVIDAAYRKSPEHKFPAAHQDAEDVLLWVIASMDQFDTSKIVLGGSSAGGNIALNMSVRFYPRIKGCFALYASTMLVVGQRRRAPNPNYKSGVVLSRLGYRLIGAAHFSTYEEYNDLRFNAINADTRMFPDYMLFACGDADSLYSDSKHLFEKVQSEGSKTQRAHTEFLTIPNEAHEFNNIPRHPDSYVARDKLYAAAIDMIRAAQAS; encoded by the coding sequence ATGCCGGACCTTGTACGCAAACTCTTTCTTTTCGTGATCGTGAACATTATCCGCATCATCGATGCGTTTATTCTCTTTTTCACCGCACACAAGCGCCCTCTTGTACAAGGCGTGCGCGTGGAGCGAATCAAGATTCCCTCGCGGGACAGGTGCCGCTCTATCGCAGCGCTCAAGTACACGCCCGAGGGCGCAACTGGAAAATTGCCCGTTTATTTGAGCTGGCACGCTTCAGGTTTCATGCTCAAGCGTCTTGGTATTGACAGGCACATGCACTCGCTCTTTTGCAAGGAGCTGAACACGGTCGTGATCGATGCAGCCTATCGGAAAAGTCCCGAGCACAAGTTTCCGGCAGCACATCAGGATGCTGAGGATGTATTGCTTTGGGTAATTGCAAGCATGGATCAGTTTGACACTTCCAAAATCGTTCTGGGTGGCTCGAGCGCCGGCGGAAACATTGCATTGAACATGTCTGTACGATTCTACCCTAGGATCAAAGGGTGTTTTGCGCTGTATGCATCCACGATGCTGGTTGTCGGCCAGAGGCGCAGGGCACCGAATCCAAATTACAAGAGCGGCGTCGTACTGAGCAGGCTCGGTTACAGGTTgatcggcgctgcgcatttCTCAACCTACGAAGAGTACAATGACCTTCGTTTCAATGCAATCAATGCAGACACCCGGATGTTTCCAGACTACATGCTCTTTGCATGCGGGGATGCGGACAGCTTGTACAGTGACAGCAAGCATCTATTTGAAAAGGTACAGTCGGAGGGCTCcaagacgcagcgcgcacacacCGAATTCCTTACAATTCCCAACGAAGCTCACGAATTTAACAATATTCCAAGGCACCCCGATTCCTATGTAGCACGCGACAAGCTTTACGCTGCCGCCATCGACATGATTcgtgctgcacaagcttCTTAG
- a CDS encoding uncharacterized protein (MEROPS:MER0036028; EggNog:ENOG503P3RK; COG:V; CAZy:CE10), with translation MAYFDVWKTDHLRPKVGPDVRVERIAIPSRDPGRTITAYLYIPVDIDLKHKQPVHVNVHGSGFTIKAFFGNSRYFCYLLASRLKCIVIDTDYRKAPEYPFPFPIRDVEDCFAWVFAQPQRFDTTRVTTSGFSAGGNLTMSAASELGPEKIKAIITFYPPFDATTPGAFRGLRATPEKEFRSGVHLISWVFSTFFFSYISPRASRADPRISVAKLPLTCWPNHMLIVCGRADVMFLDSQDFYNKIQAEGSAEQRLCSRFIGVPGEAHAFDEQPNCPESIKWRDTTYEAAIETIRAAWTQELGPKAVAEARE, from the coding sequence ATGGCATACTTTGACGTGTGGAAGACCGACCACCTGCGACCCAAGGTCGGCCCAGACGTCCGTGTTGAGCGCATTGCGATCCCGTCGCGCGATCCCGGCCGCACCATCACGGCGTATTTGTACATACCCGTGGATATCGATCtgaagcacaagcagccCGTGCATGTTAATGTACATGGCTCAGGATTTACTATCAAAGCATTTTTTGGCAATTCACGCTACTTTTGCTATCTGCTGGCCTCGCGGCTCAAATGCATCGTAATCGATACTGATTACCGCAAAGCGCCCGAGTACCCTTTCCCCTTTCCGATCCGAGATGTGGAAGACTGCTTCGCTTGGGTATTTGCACAGCCTCAGCGGTTTGACACGACCCGCGTCACGACGAGCGGATTTAGTGCTGGGGGCAATCTCACCATGTCAGCCGCGAGCGAACTGGGTCCCGAGAAGATCAAGGCGATCATTACCTTCTACCCTCCATTTGATGCCACCACGCCTGGCGCCTTCCGTGGTCTGCGAGCGACCCCCGAGAAAGAGTTCCGGAGCGGCGTACACTTAATTTCCTGGGTGTTTTCAACCTTTTTCTTCTCCTACATTTCCCCGCGGGCGTCCCGCGCCGATCCGAGGATTAGTGTCGCAAAGCTGCCCTTGACATGCTGGCCGAATCATATGTTAATCGTGTGCGGCCGTGCCGATGTCATGTTTCTCGACTCGCAGGATTTTTACAACAAGATACAAGCGGAGGGCTCTGCCGAGCAGCGACTCTGCTCGCGCTTTATTGGCGTTCCTGGCGAAGCGCATGCGTTTGACGAGCAGCCCAACTGTCCCGAATCGATCAAGTGGCGCGACACCACGTACGAAGCCGCTATCGAGACGATCCGTGCTGCATGGACGCAGGAACTTGGTCCCAAAGCCGTTGCAGAAGCCCGCGAATAA
- the ALG10 gene encoding dolichyl-P-Glc:Glc2Man9GlcNAc2-PP-dolichol alpha-1,2-glucosyltransferase (EggNog:ENOG503NXZQ; BUSCO:EOG0926300R; TransMembrane:12 (o29-49i61-77o83-103i110-127o133-158i187-205o225-245i257-281o301-320i327-344o350-367i379-398o); COG:I; COG:K; COG:O; COG:T; CAZy:GT59) has product MDEQFHIPQVARYCAWDFSWDPKITTPPGLYVLTYIQYILTRLVGIRAWCSDPAFARSTNTLLGPLLVQAACSFLVVRTSRSILYVVLLGTTCAMLPPLYFFYYLYYTDVLSVAFVLWALVLSDASYHGTAAFFGLLSLVFRQTNIVWIMFMLGAALLQPLEQGSSSKAVFARLQDPAVLRRMCKIALPYIPALLFFLAFLVWNRGQVVLGDQSNHSFSLHLPQLGYFFAFALFFGWPLLAFLLIARRVRIGTAHLVWIAVLTMLGVLAVYKYTVVHPFMLADNRHYMFYVWRRILNAHPLARYALTPLYATSAVLWTSALAHARSVLWVLGLLVATSLALVPTPLIEPRYYVLPFMLMWLTVSGTLRARRLAMVLVQAAWFVCINASTIYLFLSYPFTWPHEPGMQRFMW; this is encoded by the exons ATG GACGAACAATTTCATATACCCCAAGTTGCGCGATACTGCGCGTGGGATTTCTCATGGGACCCCAAGATCACGACACCCCCGGGTCTCTATGTCTTGACGTACATCCAGTACATTCTTACCAGGCTCGTTGGCATCCGTGCATGGTGCTCGGACCCCGCATTCGCACGGAGCACCAACACGCTGCTTGGACCGCTGCTCGTGCAGGCGGCATGTTCTTTCCTTGtcgtgcgcacgtcgcgctccatcCTCTACGTTGTGCTTCTCGGCACGACATGTGCGATGCTACCGCCCCTCTATTTCTTCTATTACTTATACTATACAGACGTGCTGAGCGTCGCTTTTGTGTTATGGGCGCTCGTCTTAAGCGACGCTTCCTACCACGGCACCGCGGCCTTTTTTGGTCTCCTCTCGCTAGTTTTCCGGCAAACTAATATTGTCTGGATCATGTtcatgctcggcgccgcactcCTGCAACCCTTGGAGCAGGGGTCCTCGAGCAAAGCAgttttcgcgcgccttcAAGACCCTGCagtgctgcggcgcatgtgcaaaATCGCGCTTCCTTATATCCCTGCCCTGCTTTTTTTTCTCGCATTTTTAGTATGGAATCGCGGCCAAGTCGTGCTGGGCGACCAGAGTAACCACAGCTTTTCATTGCACCTTCCGCAGCTTGGCTACTTTTTTGCATTTGCGCTGTTTTTTGGATGGCCACTGCTCGCGTTTCTCCTGATTGCGAGGCGAGTACGAATTGGTACGGCGCATCTCGTCTGGATAGCCGTGCTTACTATGCTTGGGGTGCTCGCCGTGTACAAGTACACGGTGGTACATCCATTTATGCTGGCCGATAACCGGCATTATATGTTTTACGTCTGGCGTCGCATCCTGAATGCACATCCACTCGCACGCTATGCGCTGACTCCGCTATACGCAACAAGTGCTGTGCTCTGGACAAGCGCATTGGCCCATGCGCGCAGTGTGTTATGGGTCCTGGGCTTGCTCGTCGCGACAAGTCTCGCGCTGGTGCCAACGCCTTTGATCGAGCCGCGCTATTATGTGCTCCCATTCATGCTAATGTGGCTCACCGTTTCAGgcacgttgcgcgcgcgacgactAGCAATGGTCCTCGTCCAGGCAGCATGGTTTGTATGCATCAATGCAAGTACGATCTATCTATTCCTCTCTTATCCATTCACATGGCCGCACGAGCCAGGCATGCAGCGATTTATGTGGTAA
- a CDS encoding uncharacterized protein (TransMembrane:1 (o469-488i); EggNog:ENOG503PFSM), whose translation MQDVRKELSHLVSHSKDALDTTTDALCIETARVLSKRDDAHDARIWRELHTMFFSTLGALLRDAQFEHAVRCVASLAKLAPGVPLAPKHARLVLRTLAHAPPSHFACAWRATRLLLPQVTPSETRAAIRTLLHVNRVGDAIQIFQWHVRRFWRHDAPPPSHQLMHNIMIQMRYLAFAQSAPCIEMQYTDALAKLAALLRENCVPLPGTREDIAWLIKLLYTYTPCNLPATWHAQRAKLVIRRTLPLLVHRIPTHAPPSYPPSPARPRDRRLFLLPPFSARAYNALVQYTLRYAKRPHWCRIVLEHMTHARNPSLAPSPATITILLQQATRRRAETLGAYALELGAAMESAERHGASNSPHLSAARILTHLESAIVLSDTHRVLALVQHICTMHLRTQTRPNGVRLASVVFRLCPELRRAQRVLVAPSAAMDPRIELAVLQLAARRGSITMALRIWHVLKHRHALPQDPVSLAAATVVMQLLACSAHRMRRIPRAQRARQFPRKHARALAMQEYEWLLRHWSAAGAVPDAKFFRAVLCVLARTAHVRDAAHVRVRTDMHTLGINAQNIPTRTN comes from the coding sequence ATGCAAGATGTTCGCAAAGAGCTCAGTCACCTTGTGTCACACTCCAAGGACGCATTAGATACCACTAccgatgcgctgtgcatcgaaACTGCGCGCGTACTTTCAAAACGTGACGATGCGCATGATGCACGCATATGGCGCGAGCTGCATACGATGTTTTTTAGCACActtggtgcgctgctgcgcgatgcgcaattTGAGCACGCGGTGCGATGCGTTGCATCGCTGGCCAAGCTTGCACCAGGAGTTCCGCTTGCGCCgaagcatgcgcgccttgtcctgcGTACGCTcgcacacgcgccgccgtcgcaTTTTGCAtgtgcatggcgcgcgacacgACTTCTATTACCGCAGGTCACGCCGTCcgaaacgcgcgctgcgataCGTACGCTGCTGCATGTGAACCGCGTTGGGGACGCGATACAGATTTTCCAGTGGCATGTTCGCCGATTCTGGCGACATgacgcaccgccgccgtcgcACCAACTCATGCACAATATCATGATCCAAATGCGCTACCTCGCATTTGCGCAATCCGCTCCCTGTATAGAGATGCAGTATacggatgcgctcgcgaaacttgcagcgctgctccgCGAAAATTGCGTGCCGCTCCCGGGCACGCGCGAAGATATCGCTTGGCTGATCAAGCTGCTCTATACCTACACGCCGTGCAATCTGCCAGCTACatggcacgcgcagcgtgccaaACTTGTAATCCGACGTACGCTGCCTCTGCTCGTGCATCGAATTCCTACACACGCACCGCCCTCCTATCCTCCCAGCCCCGCGCGGCCTCGCGACAGGCGTCTTTTCCTCCTCCCGCCGTTTTCTGCACGTGCCTACAATGCCTTGGTTCAGTATACGTTGCGGTACGCCAAGCGGCCGCACTGGTGCCGGATTGTGCTCGAACATATGACGCATGCACGCAATCCGTCTCTTGCGCCGAGCCCCGCGACCATCACCATTCTCTTGCAGCAAGCGACCCGACGCCGGGCAGagacgctcggcgcatacgctttggagcttggcgccgcgATGGAGTCGGCAGaacggcacggcgcatcgaATTCGCCGCACctgagcgctgcacgcatcCTGACGCACCTTGAGTCGGCCATTGTACTCAGCGATACACACCGGGTGCTTGCCTTGGTGCAACACATCTGCACGATGCACCTGCGCACACAAACAAGACCGAacggcgtgcgcctcgcgaGTGTCGTTTTCCGACTATGTCCGGAACTGCGCagggcgcagcgtgtgtTGGTGGCTCCGTCGGCAGCAATGGACCCGCGCATCGAGCTGGCCGtcttgcagctcgcggcACGTCGCGGGAGTATTaccatggcgctgcggaTATGGCACGTACTCAAACATCGCCATGCGCTGCCCCAGGACCCTGTCtcgcttgccgctgcgaCTGTTGTaatgcagctgcttgcatgctcggcacacCGTATGCGTCGCAttccgcgtgcgcagcgggcACGCCAATTTCCACGgaagcatgcgcgcgcgctaGCGATGCAAGAGTATGAATGGCTGCTACGCCATTGGAGTGCCGCTGGAGCAGTGCCTGATGCCAAATTCTTCCGCGCGGTCTTgtgcgtgcttgcgcgtaCTGCGCATGTGCgtgacgctgcgcatgtgcgcgTACGCACAGATATGCACACGCTGGGGATCAATGCGCAAAACATACCCACTCGAACCAACTAG